One stretch of Pedobacter riviphilus DNA includes these proteins:
- a CDS encoding SusC/RagA family TonB-linked outer membrane protein, with product MSRVLLFLAFFSFFGLSVAQAQNRQLTGTVKDKADGQVLVGVSVNVKDTKIAASTDANGTYKINIPSNGATVTFTYVGYKTRNVTVTSQTKVDVSLEEDANNLQEVTVNVGYGTVSRDKLSSAVSSVTAKDLADFPVSTAAQALAGKLAGVSVTTTEGSPGAEIEVKVRGGGSLTQSNAPLYIVDGVQLDNALSLLSPNEIQSIDVLKDIASTAIYGARAANGVVIITTKGGKEMKTAVSFDAYAGARQIVNELSVMNPYDYVSYQYQLYNYNTSQDVKDAFTKRYGTFEDLDIYKNIQNIDWQDKVFGRQAFSNTQVVNLAGGTKATTFNFTANNTQEDGIMLNSGYRRTFASFRFDHKISDKFRTGINLRYSRQRIDGVGTSSSGSQGTNRLRNSVRYQPYNGAGDSGDQFDADYGATLLTNPITLANQELKYDYRNDFISSAYLSYQILKNLSFKSTLGLNFSDRKTNTFNGPLSGVARNAAGLPVVVLANSSTKTLTNSNTLNYRPNLGGKHELDILIGQEINQSDNNQNSTTVKYFPVNITAEEAFGNIQKASPGTGQVQDAPTTGVSGFRLFSYFGRATYTFDNKYILTALVRRDGSSLFAANNRWGTFPSAQFAWRASEEGFIKNAQLNWLDNLKIRASYGSAGNNRIDPDLYKTLFYTNSVSAGYAASDASITPGLATIALANPSLKWETTISLNFGVDFSLFKNRLSGSIDVYQNHVKNLILNADIPSILGNAFQLQNVGSTQNRGLELQLTGSIVKTKDFTYNSSFNIAFNRNKVLGLASGVTAVKAASGWVNNLDDFYVEVGKPVGQFYGYVSNGFYTLDDFDRATYESTNRWVLKPGVTDNAAIIGKATVAPGDMKLLKTTNTASNTITVDDRTVLGNAQPKFTGGLNQQFAYKGFDMSIFVNFSVGGKEYNANKVEFTSQYNVKDNNLLSTMNDRWKWYNTNGALITNWDQLAAANADTKIWTPVTNNYFLTSYSIEDASYLRITNVTLGYSLPQKLLARTKVINKVRFYATVNNLYTITGYTGYDPEASTRRGNPLTPGVDYAAYPRSRYILAGLNVTF from the coding sequence ATGAGCAGAGTTCTACTCTTTTTAGCATTTTTCTCTTTTTTTGGATTATCTGTCGCTCAAGCACAAAACAGACAATTAACAGGAACTGTAAAGGATAAAGCCGACGGGCAGGTACTGGTAGGCGTTAGTGTAAACGTTAAAGATACTAAAATTGCAGCCAGTACCGATGCAAACGGAACCTATAAAATCAATATTCCATCCAATGGTGCCACGGTAACGTTTACTTATGTTGGTTACAAAACCAGGAACGTCACTGTAACCAGCCAAACAAAAGTTGATGTCAGCCTGGAAGAAGATGCAAACAACCTTCAGGAGGTAACTGTAAATGTGGGTTATGGAACGGTTTCAAGGGATAAACTTTCTTCTGCAGTATCGAGTGTAACAGCTAAAGATCTGGCCGATTTCCCGGTAAGCACTGCTGCACAGGCATTGGCAGGGAAACTTGCCGGCGTTTCGGTAACCACAACCGAAGGATCTCCGGGTGCAGAAATCGAGGTTAAAGTAAGAGGCGGAGGTTCATTAACCCAAAGTAATGCCCCGCTTTATATCGTAGATGGGGTTCAGCTGGATAATGCGCTATCGTTGTTATCTCCAAACGAGATCCAATCAATAGATGTATTGAAAGATATTGCTTCGACAGCCATTTATGGTGCGCGTGCGGCTAATGGTGTAGTTATTATTACTACAAAAGGTGGTAAAGAAATGAAAACTGCCGTTTCTTTTGATGCTTATGCAGGTGCAAGGCAGATTGTTAACGAACTATCGGTAATGAATCCTTATGATTACGTTTCTTACCAATACCAACTTTATAATTACAACACTTCGCAGGATGTAAAAGATGCATTTACCAAACGTTATGGCACTTTTGAAGATCTCGACATTTATAAAAATATCCAAAATATCGATTGGCAGGACAAAGTTTTTGGTCGTCAGGCTTTTTCGAATACGCAGGTGGTAAACTTAGCGGGCGGAACCAAAGCCACCACTTTCAATTTTACTGCAAATAATACGCAAGAAGATGGGATTATGCTAAACTCGGGCTATAGACGCACTTTTGCTTCATTTCGTTTCGACCATAAAATTTCCGATAAATTCCGTACGGGCATCAACCTGCGTTACAGCCGTCAGCGAATAGATGGCGTAGGTACTTCGAGCTCCGGATCGCAAGGAACCAACCGTTTACGCAACTCGGTACGTTACCAACCTTACAATGGCGCAGGCGATTCTGGCGATCAATTTGATGCCGATTATGGTGCAACTTTATTAACCAATCCGATTACCTTGGCTAATCAGGAGCTTAAATACGATTACCGAAACGATTTTATCAGCAGCGCCTATTTAAGCTACCAGATCTTAAAAAACCTAAGCTTTAAAAGTACGCTTGGTTTAAACTTTAGCGATCGTAAAACGAATACCTTTAACGGTCCTTTAAGCGGTGTGGCCCGCAATGCAGCGGGTTTACCAGTTGTGGTTTTGGCCAATTCGAGCACTAAAACTCTAACCAATTCCAATACGCTTAATTACCGGCCAAATCTGGGTGGCAAACACGAACTTGATATTTTGATCGGTCAGGAGATCAATCAATCAGACAATAACCAGAACAGCACTACGGTTAAATATTTCCCAGTTAACATTACTGCCGAAGAAGCTTTTGGAAACATTCAGAAAGCCAGCCCCGGCACCGGACAGGTTCAGGATGCACCAACAACTGGCGTAAGCGGATTCAGGTTATTTTCTTATTTCGGAAGGGCCACTTATACTTTCGATAACAAATACATTTTAACCGCTTTGGTAAGGCGCGATGGTTCTTCGCTATTTGCTGCAAATAACCGCTGGGGGACTTTCCCGTCAGCACAATTTGCATGGAGGGCTTCAGAAGAGGGCTTTATTAAAAATGCACAGTTGAACTGGTTGGATAATTTAAAAATCAGGGCGAGTTATGGTTCTGCAGGTAACAACAGGATAGACCCAGATTTATACAAGACGTTGTTTTACACCAATTCGGTAAGTGCCGGTTATGCGGCGAGTGATGCATCCATTACTCCCGGACTTGCCACAATAGCCCTAGCCAATCCTTCGTTAAAATGGGAAACGACCATTTCATTAAACTTTGGTGTTGATTTCAGCTTATTCAAAAACCGTTTATCGGGATCAATTGATGTGTATCAAAACCACGTGAAAAACCTGATCCTAAACGCCGATATTCCATCTATTTTGGGAAATGCATTTCAGCTTCAGAATGTCGGTTCTACACAAAACAGAGGGCTTGAGTTGCAATTAACAGGTTCGATCGTTAAAACCAAAGATTTTACTTACAACAGCAGCTTTAACATCGCTTTCAACAGGAATAAAGTTTTGGGTCTTGCATCAGGCGTTACAGCAGTTAAAGCTGCTTCGGGCTGGGTAAATAATTTAGATGATTTCTATGTTGAAGTGGGTAAACCCGTTGGACAGTTTTATGGCTATGTTTCAAACGGTTTTTATACCCTTGATGATTTCGATCGCGCTACTTACGAATCGACAAACAGATGGGTTTTAAAACCTGGCGTAACGGATAATGCAGCCATTATCGGTAAAGCAACTGTAGCGCCGGGCGATATGAAATTACTAAAAACCACCAACACGGCCAGTAATACAATTACCGTTGATGACAGAACCGTTTTAGGTAATGCACAACCGAAATTTACCGGCGGTTTAAATCAGCAATTTGCTTACAAAGGTTTTGATATGAGCATTTTTGTTAACTTCTCGGTTGGCGGAAAAGAATACAATGCCAATAAAGTTGAGTTTACTTCTCAATATAATGTTAAAGACAATAACCTGTTATCGACAATGAACGACAGGTGGAAATGGTACAATACAAATGGTGCTTTAATTACCAATTGGGATCAGCTTGCTGCTGCCAACGCCGATACGAAAATCTGGACACCCGTTACCAATAACTATTTCTTAACCTCGTACAGTATCGAAGATGCTTCCTATTTAAGGATCACGAATGTTACCCTGGGTTATTCGCTACCTCAAAAACTATTGGCAAGAACCAAAGTAATTAACAAAGTCCGCTTTTATGCTACTGTAAACAACCTTTATACCATTACCGGTTATACTGGTTACGACCCGGAAGCGAGTACGCGCAGAGGCAATCCATTAACGCCGGGCGTAGATTATGCAGCCTATCCGCGTAGCCGTTACATTTTGGCAGGCTTAAATGTTACCTTTTAA
- a CDS encoding RagB/SusD family nutrient uptake outer membrane protein, with translation MNKAYLKYKLLVVLLAVMAFTSCKKYLDVTSPSTTSPESAFGSTSNTNAVLIGVYNKLCGDNGYGNRLSALFPQMADDFRTSGNYTNGSDRRGISMYAATPDNSDLYNPWLQLYSGISRANYAIKYIPLSQLYTNGSDAEKAEIKRYYGEALALRAQFYAELLRNWGDVPAYFDAPTDVEDVYIPNVNRDETYNRIIADLKIAEDLVPWRSELPSYGDFRFTKGAIKGLRARIALARGGYSFRATENAMVRRADYLDFYKIAKDECLDIMNHRGDHSLNPNFENVFKTLHTTTRYDDAHELMFEVGAFGTNASTDSKIGYYDGLVFAAGSSYASQQAGGGVNAIPTYFYEFDQIKDCRRDVTIGSYQINASSLKVPVLPTSQTNSKFRKSWTAFNNASTSQNFSINWPILRFADVLLMYAEADNEINGAPSAAAISALQEVQKRAYAGFETQIPVTPMDKTGFFDAIVKERLLEFGGEGIRKYDLIRWNLLQIKLEETRAKLRLFMTNSGTFASIPKTVYYIASAYNLSPSVTEVATINFYGGNANIALFQPTTATSTPTGYTSLAWSTNITEDVITSAAKGVAPGYVPAKSLFPFPATALIQNPKIKQNPSY, from the coding sequence ATGAACAAAGCATATTTAAAATATAAATTATTGGTGGTGCTGTTAGCTGTAATGGCATTTACCTCGTGCAAAAAATACCTTGATGTAACTTCGCCATCAACCACTTCGCCCGAATCGGCTTTTGGAAGTACATCAAACACCAATGCCGTGTTAATTGGAGTTTACAATAAACTATGTGGCGACAATGGCTATGGCAACCGCTTATCGGCACTTTTTCCTCAAATGGCAGACGACTTTAGAACGTCAGGAAATTATACCAACGGATCAGACCGCAGGGGAATAAGCATGTATGCCGCAACACCGGATAATTCCGACTTATATAACCCTTGGTTGCAGTTATACAGCGGAATTTCGAGGGCTAATTATGCCATTAAATATATTCCGCTATCGCAATTGTACACAAACGGATCGGATGCCGAAAAAGCAGAAATAAAACGTTATTATGGTGAGGCTTTAGCATTAAGGGCGCAGTTTTATGCAGAATTATTGCGTAATTGGGGTGATGTACCAGCATATTTTGATGCGCCTACCGATGTGGAGGATGTATATATTCCAAATGTTAATCGCGATGAAACCTATAACCGTATTATTGCTGATTTAAAAATAGCTGAGGACCTGGTGCCATGGAGAAGTGAATTGCCAAGTTATGGCGATTTCCGTTTTACCAAAGGTGCTATTAAGGGGTTAAGAGCAAGAATTGCCCTGGCAAGGGGAGGTTATTCTTTCCGCGCTACTGAAAATGCAATGGTGAGAAGAGCCGATTACCTTGATTTTTATAAAATAGCTAAAGATGAATGTCTTGACATTATGAATCACAGGGGCGATCACAGCTTAAATCCGAATTTCGAAAATGTTTTTAAAACACTGCACACCACCACCCGTTATGATGATGCCCACGAGCTGATGTTCGAAGTTGGTGCTTTTGGCACCAATGCTTCTACTGATAGTAAAATCGGTTATTACGACGGTCTGGTTTTTGCTGCCGGTTCATCTTATGCTTCGCAGCAGGCAGGTGGAGGGGTAAATGCCATCCCAACTTATTTTTACGAATTCGATCAAATTAAAGATTGCCGCAGAGATGTAACTATTGGTTCGTATCAAATTAATGCTTCTTCATTAAAAGTCCCTGTTCTTCCTACCTCACAAACCAATTCTAAATTCCGCAAATCGTGGACAGCATTTAACAATGCCAGTACTTCTCAAAATTTCTCGATCAACTGGCCGATTCTTCGTTTTGCTGATGTGCTGTTAATGTATGCAGAGGCTGATAACGAAATTAATGGCGCACCATCGGCGGCGGCTATATCAGCACTGCAAGAAGTCCAAAAACGTGCCTATGCGGGTTTCGAAACACAAATTCCAGTCACACCTATGGATAAAACAGGTTTTTTTGATGCTATTGTTAAAGAGCGTTTGTTAGAATTTGGTGGCGAGGGCATCCGCAAATATGATTTAATCAGATGGAATCTTTTACAAATAAAACTTGAAGAAACAAGAGCGAAACTAAGGTTGTTTATGACCAATAGCGGAACTTTTGCCAGTATACCAAAAACGGTTTACTACATTGCATCTGCTTACAATTTATCGCCAAGTGTTACCGAAGTAGCCACAATCAATTTTTATGGCGGCAATGCAAATATCGCATTATTCCAGCCCACAACGGCAACTTCTACACCAACAGGTTATACTTCTCTGGCATGGTCTACCAACATTACTGAAGATGTAATTACCAGTGCAGCGAAAGGTGTTGCCCCAGGTTATGTTCCGGCAAAATCACTGTTCCCATTTCCGGCAACAGCACTTATCCAGAACCCAAAAATTAAACAAAATCCTAGTTATTAA
- a CDS encoding fibronectin type III domain-containing protein has translation MKKYINHLVLKITFLLGIVISISACKKDDQPTEAARSFKPSDVKVSASAISAKLTWTAPLMSTGKALKYSIDFSTDSLFSSIKYSTTSDTTGISVTEDNLAVRTKYFARVKANATETQPESKYLVSSSFQLTGIQLFLPVRDSEIKETGITLRYAPTVGLTSIVLTPSTGNTITATLSTGDATAGLKAITGLTAGIKYSAELFAGTKSKGITTFTTQMPTSYTTVISATDDLAATIAAAANGAVIGLNPGTYNLTAATTFITQKTITLKSTSGTATDTKINYKEFDLEGTGAGLTLSGLELDGTIGASPYFINLIGSQTNVGAAATFTNIIVDNCIAHGSTTAFLRGDRGAAVKDFKITGITVNNSIVYDMGANGTSTYYTFNITKLQFNTLTVSKSTFYNCGPGLVISSTPFIADQTPTVLISYSTFNAFGGSSKYALLDAATNPINFSIQNSILANTPKSGTVNAAAIRGTGAGSSITISNTNYFNLNSALTAGTALTFSAATLSVTQQQNLGWTATTTDFTLPVGSTLRTSSTTGTAIGDPRWAF, from the coding sequence ATGAAAAAATACATTAACCATTTGGTTCTTAAAATCACTTTCCTTTTAGGAATAGTGATTTCCATTTCAGCCTGTAAGAAAGATGATCAGCCAACAGAAGCTGCGCGCTCTTTTAAACCTAGTGATGTTAAAGTTAGCGCATCTGCAATTTCTGCAAAACTAACTTGGACGGCACCATTAATGTCTACAGGGAAAGCATTAAAATACAGTATCGATTTTTCTACCGACTCGCTCTTCTCTAGCATAAAATATTCCACCACATCCGATACCACCGGCATTTCGGTAACCGAAGACAATTTAGCTGTCAGAACAAAATATTTTGCAAGGGTAAAAGCGAATGCAACTGAAACACAGCCGGAATCTAAATACCTTGTAAGCTCATCGTTTCAGTTAACAGGGATCCAGTTATTTTTACCAGTTAGGGATTCGGAGATTAAAGAAACCGGCATTACCCTGCGATATGCCCCGACAGTTGGTCTTACATCTATCGTATTAACACCTTCAACTGGAAATACAATAACAGCCACTTTAAGTACAGGAGATGCAACTGCAGGATTAAAAGCCATTACCGGTTTAACTGCGGGGATTAAATACAGTGCAGAGTTGTTCGCTGGCACTAAGAGCAAAGGCATCACTACTTTTACTACCCAAATGCCTACCAGCTACACTACTGTAATTTCTGCTACCGACGATCTGGCAGCTACCATTGCCGCAGCAGCAAACGGTGCAGTGATCGGCTTAAACCCGGGCACCTATAATTTAACTGCGGCAACAACATTTATTACGCAAAAAACCATCACCCTAAAATCGACATCCGGCACCGCTACAGATACAAAAATCAACTATAAAGAATTCGATTTAGAAGGCACAGGAGCTGGTTTAACGTTATCCGGATTAGAACTTGATGGTACAATAGGAGCTTCGCCTTATTTTATCAACCTGATTGGCTCGCAAACCAATGTTGGTGCAGCCGCAACTTTCACCAACATTATAGTTGATAACTGTATTGCACATGGCTCTACTACCGCGTTTTTGCGGGGAGACAGGGGTGCTGCGGTGAAAGATTTTAAAATTACAGGTATTACTGTTAATAACTCTATTGTTTACGATATGGGGGCAAATGGAACATCAACATATTATACCTTTAACATTACCAAGTTGCAGTTTAATACGCTTACGGTATCGAAATCTACTTTTTACAATTGTGGTCCTGGCCTGGTAATTAGTTCAACACCTTTTATTGCTGATCAAACACCAACCGTTTTGATCAGTTATTCTACCTTCAATGCATTTGGCGGAAGCAGTAAATATGCCTTGTTGGATGCAGCTACCAATCCGATCAATTTCAGCATCCAGAACAGCATTTTGGCCAATACACCAAAATCTGGAACGGTTAATGCAGCAGCCATAAGGGGTACAGGAGCGGGGAGTTCGATTACCATTTCGAATACCAATTATTTTAACCTGAACAGTGCGTTAACAGCAGGCACAGCCTTAACATTCAGCGCGGCAACCCTAAGTGTAACACAACAGCAAAACTTAGGTTGGACAGCAACAACCACCGATTTTACCCTGCCAGTAGGCTCAACGTTGAGAACCTCGAGCACTACCGGAACGGCAATCGGCGATCCACGCTGGGCTTTTTAA
- a CDS encoding pectinesterase family protein, with amino-acid sequence MTRIPYFKIITLIFINAFSILYLHAQDPKYPSTITVSKDGNANYKTIQEAVNSVRDLGEQEVKIYVKNGIYKEKLIIPSWKIKITIIGESAENTIITNDDYSGKANPTEKDAFGNAKFSTYTSFTVLIQGNDIHFENLTIINSSGRVGQAVALHVEGDRFIAKNCRFLGNQDTLYAAIENSRQYFRDCYIEGTTDFIFGKATVVFQNCTIKSLSDSYITAASTSAQQKFGFVFLNCKLIADTAVTKSYLGRPWRPYAKTAFLNCEIGKHILPDGWNAWKGDKMFPDKELTAFYAEYKNKGAGASTKTRLPWTKQLTDKEAKNYTLKNILGGPDRWNPLTN; translated from the coding sequence ATGACAAGAATTCCTTATTTCAAGATCATTACGCTAATCTTTATTAATGCTTTTTCCATTCTTTATCTCCATGCTCAGGACCCTAAATACCCATCAACAATAACCGTTTCAAAAGATGGCAATGCAAACTATAAAACCATTCAGGAAGCGGTAAATTCGGTTAGAGATTTAGGCGAGCAAGAAGTCAAAATATATGTTAAAAACGGCATTTATAAGGAAAAACTAATTATCCCGTCATGGAAAATTAAAATTACCATTATTGGCGAAAGTGCAGAAAATACTATCATCACCAACGATGATTACTCGGGTAAAGCCAACCCAACGGAAAAAGATGCTTTTGGCAATGCGAAATTCAGCACCTATACCTCATTTACGGTACTGATTCAGGGCAATGACATCCACTTCGAAAATTTAACCATTATCAATTCATCTGGACGCGTTGGCCAGGCTGTTGCGCTGCATGTAGAGGGTGATCGTTTCATAGCAAAAAACTGCAGGTTTCTGGGTAATCAGGATACGCTTTATGCTGCTATCGAAAATAGCCGTCAATACTTTCGAGACTGTTATATAGAAGGCACAACCGATTTTATTTTTGGCAAGGCAACGGTAGTCTTTCAAAATTGTACCATCAAAAGTTTAAGCGATTCTTACATCACTGCAGCTTCAACTTCTGCGCAACAGAAATTCGGATTTGTTTTTCTAAATTGTAAGCTCATTGCTGATACTGCTGTAACGAAATCGTATTTAGGCAGGCCATGGAGACCCTATGCAAAAACGGCATTCTTAAACTGTGAAATTGGGAAACACATTTTGCCTGACGGTTGGAATGCCTGGAAAGGCGACAAGATGTTCCCAGATAAGGAATTAACGGCTTTTTATGCTGAATATAAGAATAAAGGCGCTGGTGCATCGACCAAAACAAGATTACCCTGGACTAAACAGCTCACTGATAAAGAGGCTAAAAATTATACTTTAAAAAATATACTGGGTGGGCCAGATCGATGGAATCCACTCACAAATTAA
- a CDS encoding rhamnogalacturonan acetylesterase — translation MKTNFLKIFAAGALAVLFSFTFVQKKTKLYIIGDSTAANKEEKAYPETGWGMALQAYFKPDVTVDNRALNGRSTKSFRAEKRWDPILAQLNPGDYVFIEFGHNDEKVDKPTVGVSLADFKINLVNYVKETRSKKAFPVLLTPISRRSFKNGVLIDSHGDYPRITRHVADSLNVPLIDMLVKTESLLNRLGEEPSIKLFNYVDSGNVNYPNGKKDNTHLSPEGAKQIAGLAVKGIKELKLSLVKSLK, via the coding sequence ATGAAAACGAATTTCCTTAAGATTTTTGCGGCAGGAGCCTTAGCTGTTTTATTCTCTTTTACTTTTGTTCAAAAGAAAACAAAGCTGTACATCATCGGCGATTCTACCGCGGCCAATAAAGAAGAAAAAGCATATCCCGAAACCGGTTGGGGTATGGCTTTACAAGCTTATTTTAAACCTGATGTTACGGTTGATAACCGAGCTTTAAATGGCAGGAGTACCAAATCGTTCAGGGCGGAGAAGCGTTGGGACCCCATTTTAGCGCAGTTAAATCCAGGTGATTATGTTTTTATAGAATTTGGGCATAATGATGAAAAAGTTGATAAACCTACGGTTGGTGTTTCACTGGCTGATTTTAAAATCAATTTGGTGAATTATGTAAAAGAAACCCGAAGCAAAAAAGCTTTCCCGGTTTTATTGACGCCTATTTCGCGTAGAAGTTTTAAGAATGGTGTATTAATTGATTCGCATGGCGATTATCCACGCATTACCCGGCACGTGGCCGATTCGTTAAATGTTCCTCTGATTGATATGCTGGTAAAAACGGAAAGTTTGTTAAACCGCCTGGGTGAAGAGCCATCCATCAAATTATTCAATTATGTTGATTCAGGAAATGTAAACTATCCAAATGGCAAGAAAGACAACACGCATTTAAGTCCAGAAGGTGCTAAACAAATTGCAGGTTTGGCAGTGAAAGGGATTAAAGAGTTGAAATTGAGTTTGGTGAAGAGTTTGAAGTAA
- a CDS encoding NADP-dependent glyceraldehyde-3-phosphate dehydrogenase, with the protein MSTTLNLESIFVEESQIPDEFRLTEEINQKEFLSNGEMKPWNGPFNEVFSPVCVKTPEGLKRKRIGSFPVCTEKESTEALDAAVAAYDNGRGQWPTMSVADRIACVENFTHKMIEQKEIVAKLIMWEIGKSYADSVKEFDRTVEYIYATIDALKDIDRQSSRFEIEQGIVAQVRRSPLGVVLCMGPFNYPLNETFTTLIPALIMGNTLLFKPPKHGTLLHYPLLEAFRSSFPKGVVNTIYGRGNTIVPGLMKSGKINVLTLIGSSKVANELKKLHPKVNRLRAILGLDAKNAAIITKDADLDLAVSETVLGSLSFNGQRCTAIKIVYVHRSLAQEFLKRLSAEVEKLKFGMPWEKGVNLTPLPELNKPEYLKECIDDAVSHGAKVVNKNGGQTLETFVYPAIVYPVNSNMKLYREEQFGPIVPVVPFDDLEEPIEYLIGSPHGQQVSIFSNNAAVISSLIDPLVNQVSRVNINCQCQRGPDAFPFTGRKDSAEGTLSVVDALRSFSIRSLVATKFTDDNKKLLNEIVKGDDSNFLSTKYIF; encoded by the coding sequence TTGAGTACAACGCTAAACCTCGAAAGTATTTTCGTTGAAGAGAGCCAGATTCCAGATGAATTTAGGCTCACGGAAGAAATCAATCAAAAGGAGTTTCTATCAAATGGAGAGATGAAACCGTGGAACGGACCGTTTAATGAAGTCTTTTCTCCAGTATGCGTAAAAACCCCTGAGGGTTTGAAACGAAAGCGTATCGGTAGTTTCCCGGTATGTACAGAAAAAGAATCGACAGAAGCTTTGGATGCCGCCGTAGCCGCTTATGACAACGGTCGCGGACAATGGCCAACCATGAGCGTTGCCGACCGCATTGCCTGTGTAGAAAATTTTACTCATAAAATGATTGAGCAAAAAGAAATTGTTGCCAAACTCATTATGTGGGAAATCGGAAAATCTTATGCCGATTCGGTTAAAGAGTTCGACCGTACAGTTGAATATATCTACGCAACCATCGATGCACTGAAAGATATCGACAGGCAGTCATCACGTTTCGAAATAGAACAAGGTATTGTGGCCCAGGTGCGTCGTTCTCCGCTTGGGGTGGTGCTTTGTATGGGCCCGTTCAATTATCCTTTAAACGAGACTTTTACCACCTTGATCCCAGCTTTGATTATGGGCAATACGCTTTTATTCAAACCACCTAAACATGGTACTTTATTACATTACCCTTTATTGGAGGCGTTCCGTTCCAGCTTTCCTAAGGGTGTGGTAAATACGATTTACGGACGTGGCAATACAATTGTTCCAGGTTTAATGAAATCGGGAAAAATTAATGTACTTACCTTAATCGGATCGAGCAAGGTGGCCAACGAACTTAAAAAACTGCATCCTAAAGTAAACCGTTTAAGGGCAATTTTGGGCTTGGATGCCAAAAATGCAGCGATCATTACTAAAGATGCAGATCTTGATCTTGCGGTTTCTGAAACTGTTTTAGGATCGCTTTCTTTTAACGGACAACGTTGTACAGCTATTAAGATCGTTTATGTGCACCGCAGTTTAGCGCAGGAATTTTTAAAACGGTTATCTGCAGAAGTAGAAAAACTGAAATTTGGTATGCCTTGGGAGAAAGGTGTAAACCTTACACCGCTGCCAGAGCTGAACAAACCTGAATACTTAAAAGAATGTATTGATGATGCAGTTTCGCACGGCGCTAAAGTGGTAAACAAAAATGGTGGACAGACTTTAGAAACTTTTGTTTATCCAGCCATTGTTTACCCGGTAAACAGCAATATGAAACTCTACCGCGAAGAGCAGTTTGGCCCGATTGTTCCTGTTGTTCCGTTTGATGATCTGGAAGAACCTATCGAATATTTAATCGGTTCGCCGCACGGCCAACAAGTGAGTATTTTTAGCAACAACGCTGCGGTAATTTCATCATTGATAGATCCTTTGGTTAACCAGGTGAGTCGCGTAAATATCAATTGCCAATGTCAACGTGGACCAGATGCCTTTCCATTTACAGGACGCAAAGACAGTGCTGAAGGAACACTTTCTGTAGTGGATGCATTGCGTTCGTTCTCGATCCGTTCTTTGGTAGCAACCAAATTTACAGATGATAATAAAAAGTTATTGAACGAAATTGTTAAAGGAGATGATTCGAACTTTTTAAGTACGAAGTATATTTTTTAA